A stretch of the Rhodothermales bacterium genome encodes the following:
- a CDS encoding adenylosuccinate synthase, giving the protein MPVSVVIGSQWGDEGKGKIVDLISQDVDIVARYQGGANAGHTICWGDETFVLHLVPSGIFQKNVTCVIGNGVVIDPVAVMDEIRMIKELGYDVEGRLLISHNAHLIMPYHKKVEEARERWRDAGAIGTTGRGIGPAYVDKFARTGVRVVDLLDRDTLRKKLLLSLEEKNSILKNVYGAAELDVDAMIEEYVEFDKQIDPYVTDTTHFLCRSLKEGKRVLAEGAQGSLLDVDFGTYPFVTSSHPTVGGCCTGLGVPPTEIDRVIGIVKAYSTRVGNGPFPTELLNEEGEQLRKKGHEFGATTGRPRRCGWLDLVALGYTSMINGFTELAITKMDVLSDLDEIQVCTEYDIDGKRTTRFPSDLRTLERAVPVYTRLDGWKQDITGVTDYQALPAAARTYLTFISDQLDVPIRIVSSGPKREQTILT; this is encoded by the coding sequence ATGCCAGTCAGTGTAGTCATCGGAAGTCAGTGGGGCGATGAAGGGAAAGGCAAGATTGTCGATCTCATCAGCCAGGACGTGGATATCGTAGCCCGATACCAGGGGGGGGCCAATGCGGGTCATACCATCTGTTGGGGCGACGAGACCTTCGTTCTCCACCTCGTTCCGAGCGGCATCTTCCAGAAGAATGTGACGTGTGTCATCGGCAACGGGGTCGTCATCGATCCGGTGGCCGTGATGGACGAGATCCGGATGATCAAGGAGCTTGGGTACGACGTGGAGGGACGTTTACTCATCTCCCACAATGCGCATCTGATCATGCCGTACCACAAGAAAGTGGAAGAGGCCCGGGAGCGGTGGCGGGATGCCGGCGCCATCGGGACGACCGGCCGGGGTATAGGTCCGGCCTATGTGGACAAGTTCGCACGGACCGGCGTCCGGGTCGTGGACCTCCTGGACCGGGACACCCTGCGCAAGAAGCTTCTGCTGTCGCTTGAGGAGAAGAACTCCATCCTGAAGAATGTGTATGGTGCCGCAGAATTGGATGTGGACGCCATGATCGAAGAGTATGTCGAGTTCGACAAGCAGATCGATCCTTACGTCACCGATACCACGCACTTCCTGTGCCGCTCCCTGAAGGAAGGCAAGCGTGTCCTGGCCGAAGGCGCCCAGGGATCGTTGTTGGATGTGGATTTCGGAACGTATCCGTTTGTCACATCCAGCCATCCTACGGTGGGTGGCTGTTGTACCGGCCTGGGTGTCCCGCCGACCGAGATCGATCGCGTCATCGGGATCGTCAAGGCGTACTCCACACGCGTGGGGAACGGACCGTTTCCGACGGAACTGCTGAATGAGGAGGGGGAGCAGCTTCGGAAGAAAGGACATGAATTCGGAGCCACGACCGGTCGTCCGCGGCGGTGTGGCTGGCTCGACCTCGTGGCACTGGGTTACACCAGCATGATCAACGGATTCACGGAATTGGCCATTACCAAAATGGACGTGCTGTCCGACCTGGACGAAATCCAGGTGTGCACGGAATACGATATCGACGGCAAGCGGACCACGCGATTCCCCAGCGATCTGCGCACGCTTGAGCGCGCCGTCCCGGTCTATACCCGACTGGACGGTTGGAAGCAGGACATCACGGGTGTCACGGACTATCAGGCATTGCCGGCTGCGGCCCGGACCTACCTGACGTTTATTTCAGATCAACTTGATGTTCCCATCCGGATTGTCTCGTCGGGTCCGAAGCGGGAACAAACCATCCTGACCTGA
- the secF gene encoding protein translocase subunit SecF, translating into MRIFENANFRFVESRKIGYIISGVLLLLSMGSLLFNGLELGIDFRGGMEFVVEMDEPHSATEMRSVLGAALGQEPEVKTFGTDGRALLIRAATTEEMRTVQEQIISAIQAEYAASNPRMIKTDVVGPRFAQDLQRGAIYSILGSLLVIFVYILIRFEWRFSVGAVAALFHDVVIVLGMFSLLRFVMPFSLQIDQTIIAAFLTIVGYSLNDTVVVFDRIREYTGLFKSEKYENVVNRSINNTLSRTIVTSGTTLLVVVILFIFGGEVLRGFTFALIMGIMIGTYSSVFVASPVVLALRQRS; encoded by the coding sequence ATGAGAATTTTCGAAAACGCGAATTTCAGATTCGTAGAGAGCCGCAAGATCGGCTACATCATTTCGGGCGTGCTCTTGCTGCTGAGCATGGGCTCGCTGTTGTTCAACGGTCTTGAGTTGGGTATCGATTTCCGGGGCGGCATGGAGTTCGTCGTCGAAATGGATGAACCCCATTCAGCCACGGAAATGCGGTCCGTCCTGGGCGCTGCCCTTGGCCAGGAGCCGGAAGTCAAGACCTTCGGTACGGACGGTCGCGCACTCCTTATCCGCGCGGCAACCACGGAGGAAATGCGTACCGTCCAGGAACAGATCATTTCGGCCATCCAGGCCGAATACGCGGCAAGCAATCCGCGGATGATCAAGACGGACGTCGTAGGTCCACGGTTTGCCCAGGACCTTCAGCGCGGGGCCATCTACTCCATCCTGGGGTCGTTGCTCGTCATCTTCGTCTACATCCTCATCCGGTTCGAATGGCGCTTCAGTGTGGGGGCCGTCGCGGCGCTGTTCCATGACGTCGTCATCGTTCTGGGGATGTTTTCGCTGCTTCGTTTCGTCATGCCGTTCTCACTGCAGATTGACCAGACCATCATTGCGGCGTTCCTGACCATCGTGGGCTACTCGCTCAACGATACCGTGGTCGTGTTTGACCGCATCCGGGAGTACACAGGTCTGTTCAAGTCCGAGAAATACGAAAACGTGGTCAACCGGTCCATCAACAACACACTGAGCCGGACCATTGTCACCTCCGGAACGACCTTGCTCGTGGTCGTCATCCTGTTTATATTCGGAGGCGAGGTACTTCGAGGCTTCACGTTCGCTTTGATCATGGGTATCATGATCGGAACGTACTCCTCTGTTTTTGTGGCTTCTCCGGTGGTTTTGGCGCTTCGCCAACGGTCCTGA
- a CDS encoding STAS domain-containing protein produces the protein MNYNVEERYNSVVITLKGNVMGGPDGSKLHDTLHDLKESGKTNIVVDLSKVKFMNSSGLGMLISAMTTMRNAGGDLRLANVADRIQSLLVVTKLITVFKHFESVDEAAKSFDA, from the coding sequence ATGAACTACAACGTCGAAGAGCGATACAACAGTGTCGTCATCACGCTGAAAGGCAACGTCATGGGGGGGCCGGACGGCTCCAAGCTGCATGACACCCTGCATGACCTGAAAGAGTCCGGCAAGACCAACATTGTCGTAGACCTGTCAAAGGTCAAGTTCATGAATTCCAGTGGTTTGGGCATGCTCATCAGTGCGATGACCACCATGCGGAATGCAGGAGGAGATCTGCGTTTGGCCAACGTTGCCGATCGGATCCAATCCCTGCTCGTGGTGACAAAGCTCATTACCGTGTTCAAGCATTTCGAGTCCGTCGACGAGGCTGCCAAGAGCTTCGACGCCTGA
- a CDS encoding HAMP domain-containing sensor histidine kinase has product MKAYRVSVNLKLGLIGFAMVIAVSSLWYTNSLVERLKEREFAMVEMWARALEELPVSAQAGNTYRQEFRELEGLVPELKPFVGWTDAKLSRMVRSLAWAQGMPSGQSVSVILDAFLTPNAFTIPALVYDSTAGTYTIWNNLDVEELSFAGLDEDERMDLEARLSAIQADLEAQYDPIPIVVEFDTDPPQRLVQKLYYGESDLVAALRWFPYVQLVFVGLFVVVGYVGFSYVRRSEQSSLWVGMAKEAAHQLGTPISSLMGWMEMLRLQPDPDGSIGQTVNEVEQDIARLNRVATRFSDIGSMPKLERQPLGPILEATTDYMRRRIPRKGAFLRISVSVPTDLAAPVNAELFEWVIENLLKNAMDAMETERGRIDIVASEHDGFARIDVMDTGKGIDRRQFRNIFRPGYSTKKRGWGLGLSLAKRIVEDYHGGTLTLHASRPGEGTTFRIRIPVD; this is encoded by the coding sequence ATGAAGGCATATCGCGTATCCGTCAACCTGAAACTGGGTCTGATCGGGTTCGCCATGGTCATTGCGGTCTCCTCGCTGTGGTACACCAACAGCTTGGTCGAACGCCTGAAGGAACGGGAATTTGCCATGGTGGAGATGTGGGCACGGGCGCTTGAGGAATTGCCCGTGTCTGCGCAGGCAGGCAATACGTACCGCCAGGAGTTCCGTGAACTCGAAGGGCTGGTCCCGGAATTGAAGCCGTTTGTCGGCTGGACCGATGCCAAACTGAGCCGAATGGTGCGCTCGCTGGCTTGGGCACAGGGCATGCCTTCCGGACAAAGTGTGTCCGTGATCCTGGATGCGTTCCTGACTCCGAATGCCTTCACGATTCCGGCGCTGGTCTACGATTCAACGGCGGGCACATACACCATCTGGAATAATCTGGATGTGGAGGAACTCTCGTTCGCCGGGCTGGATGAAGACGAACGCATGGATCTTGAGGCCCGACTTTCGGCCATCCAGGCGGATCTGGAAGCCCAGTACGACCCGATTCCGATCGTGGTTGAATTCGACACCGATCCACCCCAGCGCCTGGTCCAGAAGCTGTATTACGGCGAGTCGGATCTCGTCGCTGCGCTTCGCTGGTTTCCGTACGTCCAATTGGTGTTCGTGGGCCTGTTCGTGGTCGTCGGCTACGTGGGCTTCTCCTACGTGCGTCGGAGCGAGCAGTCCAGCCTGTGGGTCGGGATGGCGAAGGAAGCCGCCCATCAACTGGGGACGCCCATCTCAAGTCTGATGGGGTGGATGGAGATGCTCCGTCTACAGCCCGACCCGGACGGATCCATCGGGCAAACCGTGAATGAGGTGGAACAGGATATTGCGCGGTTGAATCGCGTAGCCACGCGCTTTTCGGACATCGGATCCATGCCCAAATTGGAGCGACAACCTCTTGGACCCATCCTGGAGGCGACAACCGATTACATGCGACGCCGGATTCCCCGCAAAGGGGCGTTCCTTCGGATAAGTGTGTCCGTTCCTACGGACCTGGCGGCACCGGTCAATGCAGAACTGTTCGAATGGGTCATCGAGAACCTGCTCAAGAATGCCATGGATGCCATGGAAACCGAGCGCGGACGGATAGATATCGTTGCATCGGAGCACGACGGATTTGCCCGGATTGACGTCATGGATACGGGCAAGGGCATCGACCGTCGGCAATTCAGGAATATTTTCCGACCGGGCTATTCGACCAAGAAGCGGGGATGGGGTCTCGGGTTGAGTCTGGCCAAACGGATTGTCGAAGACTATCACGGCGGCACGCTTACGTTGCACGCGTCCCGACCAGGTGAAGGGACCACATTCCGGATCCGGATTCCCGTGGACTGA